The nucleotide window CGCGGCTGGGCTACCTGCTCGACCTCGCCCCGAAGGACCTCGAGAAGGTCATCTACTTCGCCGCGTACATGATCACGTACGTCGACGACGAGCGTCGTACGCGTGACCTGCCCTCGCTGGAGGCGCACGTCTCCGTCGAGCGCCAGCAGGTCGAGAACCGCCGCGACTCCGACCTGGAGGCCCGCGCCAAGAAGCTCGAGACCGACCTGGCCGAGCTCGAGGCCGAGGGCGCCAAGGCCGACGTGCGCCGCAAGGTGCGCGAAGGCGCCGAGCGTGAGATGAAGCAGCTGCGCGACCGTGCGCAGCGCGAGATCGACCGTCTCGACGAGGTGTGGACCCGCTTCAAGAACCTCAAGGTCCAGGACCTGGAGGGTGACGAGCTGCTCTACCGCGAGCTGCGTGACCGCTTCGGCACGTACTTCGACGGCTCGATGGGTGCCGCGGCGCTGCAGAAGCGCCTGGAGTCCTTCGACCTGGACGAGGAAGCCGAGCGGCTTCGCGAGATCATCCGTACCGGTAAGGGCCAGAAGAAGACCCGTGCGCTGAAGCGGCTGAAGGTCGTGTCTGCCTTCCTGCAGACCTCCAACAGCCCCAAGGGCATGGTCCTCGACTGCGTCCCGGTCATCCCGCCGGACCTCCGCCCGATGGTGCAGCTGGACGGTGGCCGCTTCGCGACCTCCGACCTGAACGACCTGTACCGCCGTGTGATCAACCGCAACAACCGCCTGAAGCGGCTTCTCGACCTCGGCGCGCCCGAGATCATCGTGAACAACGAGAAGCGCATGCTCCAGGAGGCCGTGGACGCCCTCTTCGACAACGGTCGTCGTGGTCGCCCGGTCACCGGTCCCGGCAACCGCCCGCTGAAGTCCCTGAGCGACATGCTCAAGGGCAAGCAGGGTCGTTTCCGTCAGAACCTGCTCGGCAAGCGCGTGGACTACTCCGCGCGTTCCGTGATCGTCGTCGGTCCGCAGCTCAAGCTGCACCAGTGCGGTCTGCCGAAGGCGATGGCGCTGGAGCTCTTCAAGCCGTTCGTGATGAAGCGCCTGGTGGACCTGAACCACGCGCAGAACATCAAGAGCGCCAAGCGCATGGTGGAGCGCGGCCGCACGGTCGTGTACGACGTCCTCGAAGAGGTCATCGCCGAGCACCCGGTTCTGCTGAACCGTGCGCCCACCCTGCACCGCCTCGGCATCCAGGCCTTCGAGCCCCAGCTGGTCGAGGGCAAGGCCATCCAGATCCACCCGCTCGTCTGCACCGCGTTCAACGCGGACTTCGACGGTGACCAGATGGCCGTGCACCTGCCGCTCTCCGCGGAGGCGCAGGCCGAGGCCCGCATCCTGATGCTGTCCTCGAACAACATCCTCAAGCCCGCCGACGGCCGTCCGGTGACGATGCCGACCCAGGACATGGTCCTCGGTCTGTTCTTCCTCACCACCGACGGCGAGCTGCGGGACGTCAAGGGCGAGGGCCGGTCGTTCGGCTCCACGGCCGAGGCGATCATGGCGTTCGACGCCGGCGAGCTCTCGCTGCAGTCGCGCGTGGACATCCGCTTCCCGGTGGGCACCATCCCGCCGCGCGGCTGGACCCCGCCGGCCCGCGAGGAGGGCGACCCGGAGTGGCAGCAGGGTGACACCTTCCGCCTGAACACCACCCTGGGCCGCGCGCTCTTCAACGAGCTGCTGCCCGAGGACTACCCGTTCGTCGACTACGAGGTCGGCAAGAAGCAGCTCTCCGAGATCGTCAACGACCTCGCCGAGCGGTACCCCAAGGTCATCGTGGCGGCGACGCTCGACAACCTGAAGGCCTCCGGCTTCTTCTGGGCGACCCGTTCCGGCGTCACCGTGGCCATCTCCGACATCGTCGTTCCCGACGCGAAGCGCGCGATCGTCAAGGGCTACGAGGACCAGGACGAGAAGGTCCAGAAGCAGTACGAGCGCGGTCTGATCACCAAGGACGAGCGCACGCAGGAGCTCATCGCGATCTGGACCAAGGCGACCAACGAGGTCGCCGAGGCGATGAACGCGAACTTCCCGAAGACCAACCCGGTCTCCATGATGGTGAACTCCGGCGCTCGCGGAAACATGATGCAGATGCGTCAGATCGCGGGTATGCGTGGTCTGGTGTCGAACGCCAAGAACGAGACGATCCCCCGTCCCATCAAGGCGTCCTTCCGTGAGGGCCTGTCCGTGCTGGAGTACTTCATCTCCACGCACGGTGCCCGTAAGGGTCTGGCGGACACCGCCCTGCGTACCGCCGACTCGGGTTACCTCACCCGTCGTCTGGTGGACGTCTCGCAGGACGTCATCATCCGCGAGGAGGACTGCGGCACCGACCGCGGTCTGCGCCTGGAGATCGCCGAGCTCGGCGCCGACGGCGTCCTGCGCAAGGCGGAGAACGTCGAGACCAGCGTGTACGCACGTGCGCTGGCCGAGGACATCACCGTCGACGGGCGGGTGCTGGCCCCGGCCAACACCGACCTCGGCGACGTCCTCATCGACGAGCTCGTCAAGCACGGCATCAAGGAGGTCAAGACCCGTTCGGTCCTGACCTGCGAGTCCGCCGTCGGCACCTGCGCCATGTGCTACGGCCGTTCGCTGGCCACCGGCAAGCTGGTCGACATCGGTGAGGCGGTCGGCATCATCGCCGCCCAGTCCATCGGTGAGCCCGGCACGCAGCTGACGATGCGTACCTTCCACACCGGTGGTGTGGCCGGTGACGACATCACCCAGGGTCTGCCCCGTGTCGTCGAGCTCTTCGAGGCTCGTACGCCCAAGGGTGTCGCCCCGATCTCCGAGGCCTCCGGCCGCGTGCGGATCGAGGAGACCGAGAAGACCAAGAAGCTCGTCGTCACCCCGGACGACGGCAGCGACGAGACGGCGTTCCCGATCTCCAAGCGTGCCCGTCTCCTGGTCAGCGAGGGCGAGCACGTCGAGGTGGGCCAGAAGCTCACCGTGGGTGCCACCAACCCGCACGACGTGCTGCGCATCCTGGGTCAGCGCGCGGTCCAGGTCCACCTGGTCGGCGAAGTCCAGCGGGTCTACAACTCGCAGGGCGTGTCGATCCACGACAAGCACATCGAGATCATCATCCGGCAGATGCTGCGCCGTGTGACGATCATCGAGTCGGGCGACGCGGAGCTGCTGCCCGGCGAGCTCGTCGAGCGGTCGAAGTTCGAGACCGAGAACCGTCGTGTGGTCCAGGAAGGCGGCCACCCGGCCTCCGGCCGTCCGCAGCTGATGGGTATCACCAAGGCCTCGCTCGCCACCGAGTCGTGGCTGTCGGCGGCGTCCTTCCAGGAGACGACCAGGGTTCTGACGGACGCGGCGATCAACGCCAAGTCCGACTCCCTGATCGGCCTCAAGGAGAACGTCATCATCGGTAAGCTCATCCCGGCCGGTACGGGTCTGTCCCGCTA belongs to Streptomyces sp. V3I8 and includes:
- a CDS encoding DNA-directed RNA polymerase subunit beta', whose amino-acid sequence is MLDVNFFDELRIGLATADDIRQWSHGEVKKPETINYRTLKPEKDGLFCEKIFGPTRDWECYCGKYKRVRFKGIICERCGVEVTRAKVRRERMGHIELAAPVTHIWYFKGVPSRLGYLLDLAPKDLEKVIYFAAYMITYVDDERRTRDLPSLEAHVSVERQQVENRRDSDLEARAKKLETDLAELEAEGAKADVRRKVREGAEREMKQLRDRAQREIDRLDEVWTRFKNLKVQDLEGDELLYRELRDRFGTYFDGSMGAAALQKRLESFDLDEEAERLREIIRTGKGQKKTRALKRLKVVSAFLQTSNSPKGMVLDCVPVIPPDLRPMVQLDGGRFATSDLNDLYRRVINRNNRLKRLLDLGAPEIIVNNEKRMLQEAVDALFDNGRRGRPVTGPGNRPLKSLSDMLKGKQGRFRQNLLGKRVDYSARSVIVVGPQLKLHQCGLPKAMALELFKPFVMKRLVDLNHAQNIKSAKRMVERGRTVVYDVLEEVIAEHPVLLNRAPTLHRLGIQAFEPQLVEGKAIQIHPLVCTAFNADFDGDQMAVHLPLSAEAQAEARILMLSSNNILKPADGRPVTMPTQDMVLGLFFLTTDGELRDVKGEGRSFGSTAEAIMAFDAGELSLQSRVDIRFPVGTIPPRGWTPPAREEGDPEWQQGDTFRLNTTLGRALFNELLPEDYPFVDYEVGKKQLSEIVNDLAERYPKVIVAATLDNLKASGFFWATRSGVTVAISDIVVPDAKRAIVKGYEDQDEKVQKQYERGLITKDERTQELIAIWTKATNEVAEAMNANFPKTNPVSMMVNSGARGNMMQMRQIAGMRGLVSNAKNETIPRPIKASFREGLSVLEYFISTHGARKGLADTALRTADSGYLTRRLVDVSQDVIIREEDCGTDRGLRLEIAELGADGVLRKAENVETSVYARALAEDITVDGRVLAPANTDLGDVLIDELVKHGIKEVKTRSVLTCESAVGTCAMCYGRSLATGKLVDIGEAVGIIAAQSIGEPGTQLTMRTFHTGGVAGDDITQGLPRVVELFEARTPKGVAPISEASGRVRIEETEKTKKLVVTPDDGSDETAFPISKRARLLVSEGEHVEVGQKLTVGATNPHDVLRILGQRAVQVHLVGEVQRVYNSQGVSIHDKHIEIIIRQMLRRVTIIESGDAELLPGELVERSKFETENRRVVQEGGHPASGRPQLMGITKASLATESWLSAASFQETTRVLTDAAINAKSDSLIGLKENVIIGKLIPAGTGLSRYRNIRVEPTEEAKAAMYSAVGYDDIDYSPFGTGSGQAVPLEDYDYGPYNQ